From Vanrija pseudolonga chromosome 1, complete sequence, a single genomic window includes:
- the SPCC550.15c gene encoding Cytoplasmic 60S subunit biogenesis factor5c, with protein sequence MFTCISCRIAFETAEEQRSHFGTDWHRYNMKRRVANLPPVSASAFNEKVIERREQNAVRPDPRDMICNACSKQFSTDNSYRSHVQSKKHREREAALARTPASAATPISADQVPSSSTAAYQPAMEVDDAEEESDEEMDIEAAIAASRRKIGPMDCLFCNHRAADVQANLAHMSSIHSFFIPDQELLIDIDGLLGYLGEKVALGNLCLYCPNGGKEFGSLEAVRKHMIDKSHCKIAYDTEEDRVELSDYYNFGGAGESDWEDVEDDNDSDTHNAGMPHLTADGLSLTLPSGRTIGHKALKVYYAQRHRPSSEPQEDPARAKLALVRQRLADPTSSLVPVAGGHGAYGRGLEVVKARNAGEATWAKKQAKAFKDQRTREDFKTKVGFRHNSQKRMFLLLAIADVSKTSGTLCVSLICFGCR encoded by the exons ATGTTCACCTGTATATCATGCCGAATCGCCTTTGAGACTGCTGAAGAGCAGCGGTCTCACTTCGGCACCGACTGGCACCGTTACAACATGAAGCGCAGAGTCGCCAACTTGCCTCCCGTATCGGCATCCGCCTTCAACGAGAAGGTGATCGAGCGTCGCGAACAAAACGCTGTGCGCCCCGACCCCCGAGACATGATTTGCAACGCGTGCAG CAAGCAATTCTCCACTGACAACTCGTACCGCTCTCATGTCCAGTCCAAGAAACATCGCGAGCGAGAGGCGGCGTTAGCGCGTACCCCTGCTTCGGCAGCTACTCCTATCTCCGCTGATCAAGTaccctcctcgtcaacaGCCGCGTATCAACCCGCCATGGAGGTTGATGATGCTGAGGAGGAGAGTGACGAAGAGATGGACATCGAagccgccatcgccgcctcgcgcagaaAGATTGGCCCGATGGACTGTCTTTTCTGCAACCaccgtgccgccgacgtaCAGGCAAACCTGGCACACATGTCGAGTATCCACAGCTTCTTCATTCCTGACCAAGAGCTGCTCATCGATATCGACGGGCTGCTGGGTTACCTGGGAGAAAAGGTGGCGCTCGGCAACCTGTGCCTCTACTGCCCCAACGGTGGCAAGGAGTTTGGAAGCTTGGAAGCCGTGCGCAAGCACATGATCGACAAGTCCCACTGCAAGATTGCGTACGATACCGAGGAAGATCGAGTGGAGCTATCCGATTACTACAACTTCGGAGGTGCTGGTGAATCGGACTGGGAAGATGTTGAGGACGACAATGATAGCGACACACAT AACGCCGGAATGCCTCACCTCACTGCCGATGGGCTGTCTCTCACACTGCCTTCGGGACGCACCATTGGCCACAAGGCACTCAAGGTGTACTATGCCCAGCGTCACCGCCCCTCCAGCGAGCCACAGGAAGACCCGGCCAGGGCCAAGCTTGCATTGGTTCGTCAACGCCTCGCGGACCCCACCTCGAGCTTAGTTCCCGTGGCTGGTGGCCATGGAGCATACGGTCGTGGGCTCGAAGTGGTTAAGGCGAGGAACGCTGGAGAGGCAACGTGGGCAAAGAAGCAGGCAAAGGCCTTCAAGGATCAGAGGACTAGAGAGGACTTCAAGACGAAGGTTGGATTCCGGCACAATAGCCAGAAGCGTATGTTCCTCCTGCTTGCTATCGCTGACGTTTCGAAGACTTCAGGGACCCTCTGTGTAAGTTTGATTTGTTTTGGCTGTCGATGA